From the Helicobacter pylori genome, one window contains:
- the grpE gene encoding nucleotide exchange factor GrpE — protein sequence MKDEHNQEHDHLSPKEPEFCEKVCACKEQQGEEKQEASEKEREIKEDFELKYKEMHEQYLRAHADFENVKKRLERDKSMALEYAYEKIALDLLPVIDALLGAHKSALEVDKESALTKGLELTMEKLHEVLARHGIEGIECLEEFDPNFHNAIMQVKSEEKENGKIVQVLQQGYKYKGRVLRPAMVSIAKND from the coding sequence ATGAAAGATGAACACAACCAAGAACACGATCATTTAAGCCCAAAAGAGCCAGAATTTTGCGAAAAGGTTTGCGCTTGCAAAGAACAACAAGGTGAAGAAAAGCAAGAAGCGAGCGAAAAAGAACGCGAGATCAAGGAAGATTTTGAGCTTAAATACAAAGAAATGCATGAACAATATTTAAGAGCGCATGCGGATTTTGAAAACGTGAAAAAGCGCTTAGAAAGAGACAAGAGCATGGCGTTAGAGTATGCGTATGAAAAAATCGCATTGGATCTATTGCCGGTGATTGATGCGCTTCTTGGGGCTCATAAGAGCGCTTTAGAAGTGGATAAAGAGAGCGCTTTAACCAAAGGCTTGGAGCTTACGATGGAAAAATTGCATGAAGTTTTGGCAAGGCATGGCATTGAGGGGATTGAATGCTTAGAAGAATTTGATCCTAATTTCCACAATGCGATCATGCAAGTCAAAAGCGAAGAAAAAGAAAACGGGAAAATCGTGCAGGTTTTGCAACAGGGTTACAAGTATAAGGGTAGGGTTTTGAGGCCGGCAATGGTGAGCATTGCTAAAAACGATTAA
- a CDS encoding HrcA family transcriptional regulator — protein sequence MLKRIKVGSDLNKKESLLDAFVKTYLQTLEPISSKRLKELANLKVSCATIRNYFQILSKEGMLHQAHSSGARLPTFKAFENYWQKSLRFEILKVNEKRLKSASENFGLFALLKKPSLERLERVIECEKRFLILDFLAFSCAVGYSVKMEKFLLELVGRSVKEVRLIAASVNALSLARQLERLEYSSTQMTRFNLMGLKTLLNSPLFFDILEGKVLERFKKGLHFIEPDCMLVTRPIEFQNEQAQLLCVGKLECDYEGFFQTISEEE from the coding sequence ATGTTAAAAAGAATTAAAGTAGGTTCTGATTTGAATAAAAAAGAGAGTTTGTTAGATGCGTTTGTTAAAACCTATCTGCAGACTTTAGAACCCATTAGCTCTAAACGCTTGAAAGAGTTGGCGAATTTGAAAGTGTCTTGCGCGACGATCAGGAATTATTTTCAAATCCTTTCTAAAGAAGGCATGCTCCATCAAGCCCATTCTAGCGGCGCTAGATTGCCTACTTTTAAGGCGTTTGAAAACTATTGGCAAAAGTCGTTGCGCTTTGAAATTTTAAAGGTGAATGAAAAACGCTTAAAAAGCGCGAGTGAAAACTTTGGGCTTTTTGCGCTGTTAAAAAAACCCAGCTTGGAGCGTTTGGAAAGGGTCATTGAGTGTGAAAAACGCTTTTTGATTTTGGATTTTTTAGCGTTTTCTTGCGCGGTGGGTTACAGCGTTAAAATGGAGAAATTTTTATTAGAGCTTGTGGGCAGGAGCGTTAAAGAAGTGCGTTTAATCGCTGCTTCTGTCAATGCGTTGAGTTTGGCCAGGCAATTAGAGCGCTTGGAGTATTCCAGTACGCAAATGACACGCTTTAATCTGATGGGGTTAAAAACGCTTTTAAACAGCCCTTTATTTTTTGACATTTTAGAGGGTAAGGTTTTGGAGCGTTTCAAAAAGGGGTTGCATTTTATAGAGCCTGATTGCATGCTAGTAACACGCCCTATAGAATTTCAAAACGAGCAAGCGCAACTGCTTTGCGTGGGGAAGTTGGAATGCGACTATGAAGGGTTTTTTCAAACGATTTCTGAGGAGGAATAA
- a CDS encoding class II aldolase and adducin N-terminal domain-containing protein, with amino-acid sequence MLNMNTHTRGIDSGLIHSLQSISLSMFRKGFFGLYQGSISARIGANQFVINKRNAVFDQLNENTLLVLHDKIDYRWKEASLDSPIHASVYREFLDAKFIAYVRPPYSLAYSLRHNRLLPRDYLGYRSLGEEITIFNPKDYDSWQERADTEILRQLQESKKYFVFIKGCGIFAYHRELSKLMEVFDLIENSCKVLRLGDLMDYCYNDDPRLSV; translated from the coding sequence ATGTTAAACATGAACACACACACAAGAGGCATTGACAGTGGGCTGATTCATTCGCTCCAAAGCATTTCATTATCCATGTTTAGAAAGGGTTTTTTTGGGCTTTATCAAGGCTCCATTTCGGCGCGCATTGGCGCTAATCAGTTTGTGATCAATAAAAGAAACGCTGTTTTTGATCAATTGAATGAAAACACCTTACTGGTCTTGCATGACAAGATAGATTACCGCTGGAAAGAAGCGAGCCTGGATTCGCCCATTCATGCGAGCGTGTATAGGGAGTTTTTGGACGCTAAATTCATCGCTTACGTGCGCCCTCCTTATAGTTTGGCGTATTCTTTGCGCCATAACCGATTGCTCCCTAGGGATTATTTAGGGTATCGTTCTTTGGGCGAAGAAATCACCATTTTTAACCCCAAAGACTATGACAGCTGGCAAGAAAGAGCGGATACAGAAATTTTACGCCAACTGCAAGAGAGCAAAAAATATTTTGTTTTCATTAAGGGGTGTGGGATTTTTGCCTACCATAGGGAGCTTTCTAAACTCATGGAAGTTTTTGATTTGATTGAAAATTCATGCAAGGTTTTACGATTGGGCGATTTAATGGATTATTGCTATAATGACGATCCACGATTGAGCGTGTAA